From Hymenobacter sedentarius, a single genomic window includes:
- the hppD gene encoding 4-hydroxyphenylpyruvate dioxygenase — protein MQSMTSPEVLAQPAQDFLPLKGTDFVEFYVGNAKQSAYYYQAAFGYELVAYAGPETGLRDRASYMLQQGKIRLVLTTSLLPDSDITRHVAQHGDGVKVMALWVDDARKSFEETTKRGARVAFEPYTIEDEFGSVTLAGIYTYGESIHTFVERTNYTGPFMPGFVAKKSLVPQGEPVGLLHVDHCVGNVGWGEMNTWVKFYEDVMGFKLLLTFDDEDISTEYSALMSKVVSNGNGYVKFPINEPAEGKKKSQIEEYLDYYHSPGVQHIAIATNDIRRTVTELRRRGVEFLSVPGTYYDDLLDRIGAIDEDLASIKELNLLVDRDEEGYLLQIFTKPVEDRPTVFYEIIQRKGAKSFGKGNFKALFESIEREQALRGNL, from the coding sequence ATGCAATCCATGACCTCGCCCGAAGTGCTGGCCCAACCCGCCCAGGACTTCCTGCCCCTCAAAGGCACCGACTTTGTTGAATTCTACGTCGGCAACGCCAAGCAGTCGGCCTACTACTACCAGGCCGCTTTTGGCTACGAGCTGGTGGCCTACGCCGGCCCCGAAACCGGCCTGCGCGACCGCGCGAGCTACATGCTGCAGCAGGGCAAAATCCGGCTGGTCCTCACCACCTCCCTCCTGCCCGATTCCGACATCACCCGTCACGTGGCCCAGCACGGCGACGGCGTGAAGGTGATGGCCCTGTGGGTAGACGATGCCCGCAAATCCTTCGAAGAAACCACTAAGCGCGGCGCCCGCGTGGCCTTCGAGCCCTATACTATCGAGGACGAATTCGGCTCGGTGACGCTGGCCGGCATCTATACTTATGGCGAAAGCATCCACACCTTCGTGGAGCGCACCAACTACACCGGGCCCTTCATGCCGGGCTTTGTGGCCAAGAAAAGCCTGGTGCCGCAGGGCGAGCCCGTGGGCCTGCTGCACGTGGACCACTGCGTGGGCAACGTGGGCTGGGGTGAAATGAACACCTGGGTGAAGTTCTACGAAGACGTGATGGGCTTTAAGCTCCTGCTCACCTTCGACGACGAGGACATCAGCACCGAGTACTCGGCCCTGATGAGCAAGGTGGTGAGCAACGGCAACGGCTACGTAAAATTCCCCATCAACGAGCCCGCCGAAGGCAAGAAAAAGTCGCAGATTGAGGAGTATCTCGACTACTACCACTCGCCCGGCGTGCAGCACATCGCCATCGCCACCAACGACATCCGCCGCACCGTAACGGAGCTGCGCCGCCGCGGCGTGGAGTTCCTCTCAGTGCCCGGCACGTACTACGACGACCTGCTCGACCGCATCGGCGCCATCGACGAGGACCTGGCCTCCATCAAAGAGCTCAACCTGCTCGTTGACCGCGACGAGGAGGGCTACCTGCTCCAGATTTTTACCAAGCCCGTGGAAGACCGGCCCACCGTGTTCTACGAAATCATCCAGCGCAAAGGCGCCAAGAGCTTCGGCAAAGGCAACTTCAAAGCCCTGTTTGAAAGCATTGAGCGCGAGCAGGCGCTGCGCGGCAATCTGTAG
- a CDS encoding vWA domain-containing protein, with protein sequence MNDFFNLLRYTTLAGYQWQEPRLLLLIVAVPLLFVLRRVLARRRAQVGVAFGPGLLPRDWVAALRFVPDVVLGLALSFGIVALARPQRTDERVEQSGRGIDLVLALDVSGSMEIQDLRPNRLEAAKRIATDFLKTRVGDRLALVAFAGEAFSLAPLTTDYDLLREDLAALRVGMIKLDGTAIGTALGVATNRLRESTAKSRVCILLSDGENNAGSLDPLLAAQLAHAFGIRIYTIGLGKDGFVPYGQDSLGRTRYVQTRLDETTMRQLASAAEGQFFRATDTAGLREVFKQINRLEKSEIKQLRFRNTKDFYLPYLWLSIGLWLLWLGLRSTFLSNPLED encoded by the coding sequence TTGAACGACTTTTTTAACCTTCTGCGCTACACCACCCTGGCCGGCTACCAGTGGCAGGAGCCGCGGTTGCTGCTGCTCATCGTGGCGGTGCCGCTGCTGTTTGTGCTGCGCCGGGTGCTGGCCCGCCGCCGGGCCCAGGTGGGGGTAGCTTTCGGCCCCGGCCTGCTGCCGCGCGATTGGGTGGCGGCCTTGCGCTTCGTGCCCGATGTGGTGCTGGGCCTGGCGCTCAGCTTTGGCATTGTGGCGCTGGCCCGGCCCCAGCGCACCGACGAGCGGGTGGAGCAGTCGGGCCGCGGCATCGACCTGGTGCTGGCCCTCGACGTGTCGGGCTCCATGGAAATCCAGGACCTGCGGCCCAACCGCCTGGAAGCGGCCAAGCGCATTGCCACCGACTTCCTGAAAACGCGCGTGGGCGACCGGCTGGCCCTGGTGGCCTTTGCCGGCGAGGCCTTCTCGCTGGCCCCCCTCACCACCGACTACGACCTGCTGCGTGAAGACCTGGCCGCCCTGCGCGTGGGCATGATTAAGCTCGACGGCACGGCCATTGGCACGGCGCTGGGCGTGGCCACCAACCGCCTGCGCGAGTCCACGGCGAAGTCGCGGGTGTGCATCTTGCTGTCCGATGGCGAGAATAACGCCGGCAGCCTCGACCCGCTGCTGGCCGCCCAACTGGCCCATGCTTTCGGCATCCGCATCTACACCATTGGGCTGGGCAAAGACGGCTTTGTGCCCTACGGGCAGGACTCCTTGGGCCGCACGCGCTATGTGCAAACCCGCCTCGACGAAACCACCATGCGCCAGCTGGCCTCGGCCGCCGAAGGCCAGTTTTTCCGGGCCACGGACACGGCCGGCCTGCGCGAAGTTTTCAAGCAGATTAACCGCCTCGAAAAGTCCGAAATCAAGCAGCTGCGCTTCCGCAATACCAAGGATTTTTACCTGCCGTACCTGTGGCTGTCCATCGGCCTCTGGCTGCTCTGGCTGGGGCTGCGAAGCACGTTTTTGAGCAATCCACTGGAGGATTAA
- a CDS encoding DUF58 domain-containing protein, which yields MNPSVPPALTALVRRLRHLEIRIRKAVEAQLQGDFHSVFKGTGLEVDDVRLYQYGDEVRAIDWAVSSKGHGTFVKTYKEEKEQQVLVLLDVSASLEVGDGQRRKLDVARDIAGLLALSAARQGSALGLFAFSDQKELYLPPGKGPRAAYALIQRLFALQPQSRRTGVGAGIRQALGLLKRRSLVVLISDFIDGNYERELAMLAQRHDLIVVQTLAPRERDFPALGIVPLRDTETGQVRWVNTSSDDFRAHVQSNADYQEAQLVNICRRNRTGFVSLSTEGDFVPQLVNLFRHRRQSGRRG from the coding sequence ATGAACCCCTCCGTGCCCCCGGCCCTCACCGCCCTGGTGCGCCGCCTGCGCCACCTCGAAATCCGCATTCGCAAGGCGGTAGAGGCCCAGCTACAGGGCGATTTTCACTCCGTATTCAAAGGCACGGGCCTGGAAGTCGACGATGTGCGCCTCTACCAATACGGCGATGAGGTGCGCGCCATCGACTGGGCCGTGTCGAGCAAGGGCCACGGCACCTTCGTGAAAACCTACAAAGAGGAAAAGGAGCAGCAGGTGCTGGTGCTGCTCGACGTGAGTGCCTCGCTGGAAGTGGGCGACGGCCAGCGCCGCAAGCTCGATGTGGCCCGCGACATTGCGGGCCTGCTCGCGCTATCGGCCGCCCGCCAGGGCTCGGCGTTGGGCTTGTTTGCGTTCTCCGACCAAAAAGAGCTGTACCTGCCGCCCGGCAAGGGCCCGCGGGCCGCGTACGCCCTCATCCAGCGGCTGTTTGCGCTGCAGCCCCAGTCGCGGCGCACGGGGGTGGGCGCGGGCATCCGGCAGGCGCTGGGGCTGCTCAAGCGCCGCAGCCTGGTGGTGCTGATTTCGGATTTTATCGACGGAAACTACGAGCGGGAGCTGGCCATGCTGGCCCAGCGCCACGACCTGATAGTGGTGCAAACCCTGGCCCCGCGCGAGCGGGACTTCCCGGCCCTGGGCATTGTGCCCCTGCGCGATACCGAAACCGGGCAGGTGCGCTGGGTCAACACCTCGTCCGACGATTTTCGGGCCCACGTGCAGTCCAATGCCGACTACCAAGAGGCGCAGCTGGTGAACATCTGCCGCCGCAATCGCACGGGCTTTGTGTCGCTGAGCACCGAAGGCGACTTCGTGCCGCAGCTGGTAAACCTGTTCCGTCACCGCCGACAGTCTGGCCGCCGTGGGTAA
- a CDS encoding phasin family protein, with the protein MEDLFKKFVNAGVGYIAQGSKSVQTTIEKLVKDNKMTQAEGKKIVDELMKSGESKRAELEKQFQGLSERIKSTVGLGETKPKSKPAAKKPAAKSAAKPASSATSKAAGATKKAADKVSSAAGTAQKSAAAKAGTAKKTAAKKPAASASAATGGDNA; encoded by the coding sequence ATGGAAGATTTGTTTAAGAAGTTCGTTAATGCCGGCGTTGGGTACATCGCGCAGGGCAGCAAGTCGGTACAGACCACCATCGAAAAGCTGGTGAAAGACAACAAGATGACCCAGGCCGAAGGCAAAAAAATAGTGGATGAGCTGATGAAAAGCGGCGAAAGCAAGCGCGCCGAGCTCGAAAAGCAGTTTCAGGGCCTCTCGGAGCGCATTAAGAGCACGGTAGGCCTGGGCGAGACGAAGCCGAAAAGCAAACCTGCCGCGAAGAAGCCCGCCGCCAAATCGGCCGCCAAGCCTGCCAGCAGCGCCACCAGCAAAGCTGCCGGTGCCACCAAAAAAGCCGCCGACAAAGTGAGCAGCGCCGCCGGCACCGCCCAAAAATCGGCCGCTGCCAAAGCCGGCACCGCCAAAAAAACCGCTGCCAAGAAACCTGCCGCCAGCGCCTCGGCGGCCACTGGCGGCGACAACGCCTGA
- a CDS encoding alpha/beta hydrolase: MPSFQHLLLKQLLTAAAAPLARHKPSVGAIRLAMEAGSLFQFMPWKVHLESLKLDKRLEAEWLRPRGAHPKRVMLYLHGGGYVLGSLNTHRSLVGSLAERCKLNVLTINYRKAPDHPFPAALDDAKRAYRWLLRHGHEAKDIVVAGDSAGGGLALALLLALRDAGEALPAAAVCLSPWTDLNLPITALRRVAREEGLLLEALQMRTWGVLYAHKTALEHPLLSPAQADLHGLPPLLIQVSTAEVLYEDVVKFVDKARAAGVKVTLQPFEGLVHWWHLFWRIVPEARQALDQVAGFLEQLWAAPPAAAIAWPAAAPRRAASGRKAA, from the coding sequence ATGCCCTCTTTCCAGCACCTGCTGCTCAAGCAGCTTCTCACCGCGGCGGCGGCCCCGCTGGCCCGGCACAAGCCCAGTGTGGGCGCCATTCGCCTGGCCATGGAGGCCGGTTCGCTGTTTCAGTTCATGCCCTGGAAAGTACACCTCGAGAGCCTGAAGCTGGATAAGCGGCTCGAGGCGGAATGGCTGCGCCCCCGCGGCGCGCATCCCAAGCGCGTGATGCTGTACCTGCACGGCGGGGGCTACGTGCTGGGCTCGCTCAATACCCACCGCAGCCTGGTGGGCAGCCTGGCCGAGCGCTGCAAGCTTAACGTGCTCACCATCAACTACCGCAAGGCGCCCGACCATCCGTTTCCGGCGGCGCTCGACGACGCCAAGCGCGCCTACCGCTGGCTCTTGCGCCACGGCCACGAGGCTAAAGACATAGTAGTGGCCGGCGATTCGGCCGGCGGTGGGCTGGCCCTGGCGCTGCTGCTGGCCCTGCGCGATGCCGGAGAGGCCCTGCCCGCCGCCGCCGTGTGCCTCTCGCCCTGGACCGACCTGAACCTGCCCATCACGGCCCTGCGCCGCGTGGCCCGGGAAGAAGGCCTCCTGCTCGAAGCTCTGCAGATGCGCACCTGGGGCGTGCTCTACGCCCACAAAACTGCCCTCGAGCACCCGCTGCTTTCGCCTGCCCAGGCCGATTTGCACGGCTTGCCGCCGCTGCTCATCCAGGTTTCCACCGCCGAAGTGCTGTACGAAGACGTGGTAAAATTCGTGGATAAGGCCCGGGCTGCCGGCGTGAAGGTGACGCTGCAGCCCTTTGAGGGGCTGGTGCACTGGTGGCACCTGTTTTGGCGCATCGTGCCCGAAGCCCGCCAGGCCCTCGACCAGGTGGCCGGCTTCCTGGAGCAGCTGTGGGCCGCGCCGCCGGCCGCCGCCATTGCGTGGCCGGCGGCCGCACCGCGGCGGGCTGCTTCGGGCCGGAAGGCTGCGTAA
- a CDS encoding ABC1 kinase family protein, with the protein MFKNTISNLTRIRQVAEVLLRYGFEDVVTTTPLRRLVSQARRLNWQRADRQVFETTRWERVRLVIEELGPTFIKLAQAMSNRADLLPEALITEFEKLQSNVPPFDVVVARQIIEEELGQPISEVFSEFEDVTLGSASIGQVHKARLLTGEEVVVKVQRPGVRETVRSDLALLHELVRLTAGFLQKQGLSNPQDIVDAFERSMSKELDYTAEARSMEQFRKLYADYTSFYIPKPFRELSTARILVIEYVSGCKITDKAQLLAWGLSPETVAETGMDIYLTQIFEFGIFHADPHPGNVLVQPDGTVVLIDFGMVGRLTKQQKYAFAGVFIGMARQDARSMALNFRRLAITAEIPDMRAFESDLSQLIEDFATLDVKEMSMSDLADALQTIIYNYKLQVPGAVFLILRALVILEGIGKVLHPNFNTFEFVRPYGAKIIREQYSRQNLLSEAEYTGTQLLALLQTLPSDVRQIVRKISKGELRLKFELVGYNTLVRKADQLVSRTILALLSVGGLVFSGLSLLGRYSPDMPYHRGVPEITWWSLGATGFILLILMLLGMGRREKG; encoded by the coding sequence ATGTTTAAAAACACGATTTCCAACCTCACCCGCATCCGGCAGGTGGCGGAGGTGCTGCTGCGGTATGGCTTTGAGGACGTGGTGACTACCACGCCGCTGCGCCGCCTTGTGAGCCAGGCCCGCCGCCTGAACTGGCAGCGCGCCGACCGGCAGGTGTTCGAAACCACACGCTGGGAGCGGGTGCGCCTGGTAATCGAGGAGCTGGGTCCCACGTTTATCAAGCTGGCCCAAGCCATGAGCAACCGGGCCGATTTGCTGCCCGAGGCCCTGATTACAGAATTTGAGAAGCTGCAAAGCAACGTGCCGCCGTTTGATGTGGTGGTGGCCCGGCAAATAATTGAGGAAGAGCTAGGCCAGCCCATTTCAGAAGTCTTCAGCGAATTTGAAGACGTTACGCTGGGCTCGGCCAGCATTGGGCAGGTGCACAAAGCGCGGCTGCTCACCGGCGAGGAAGTGGTGGTGAAGGTGCAGCGCCCCGGCGTGCGCGAAACCGTGCGTTCGGACCTGGCCTTGCTGCACGAACTGGTGCGCCTCACGGCGGGCTTTCTGCAAAAACAGGGTCTCTCGAACCCACAGGACATTGTGGATGCCTTCGAGCGCAGCATGAGCAAGGAGCTCGACTACACTGCCGAAGCCCGCTCAATGGAGCAATTCCGCAAGCTCTACGCCGACTATACGAGCTTCTACATTCCCAAGCCTTTCCGGGAGTTGAGTACCGCGCGTATTCTGGTAATTGAGTACGTGAGCGGCTGCAAAATTACGGACAAGGCCCAGCTCCTAGCCTGGGGCCTTAGCCCCGAGACTGTAGCCGAAACGGGCATGGACATCTACCTGACCCAGATTTTTGAGTTTGGGATATTCCACGCCGACCCGCACCCGGGCAACGTGCTGGTGCAGCCCGATGGCACGGTGGTCCTCATCGACTTTGGCATGGTGGGCCGGCTCACCAAGCAGCAGAAATACGCCTTTGCCGGCGTGTTCATCGGCATGGCGCGGCAGGACGCGCGCAGCATGGCGCTCAATTTTCGGCGGCTGGCCATCACGGCCGAAATCCCGGACATGCGCGCCTTCGAGTCCGACCTCAGCCAGCTCATCGAAGACTTCGCCACGCTCGACGTGAAGGAGATGAGCATGAGCGACCTGGCCGATGCGCTCCAGACCATTATCTACAACTACAAATTGCAGGTGCCGGGCGCGGTATTCCTCATCCTGCGGGCGCTGGTTATTCTGGAAGGAATCGGCAAGGTGCTGCACCCGAATTTCAACACCTTCGAGTTTGTGCGGCCCTACGGCGCCAAGATTATCCGCGAGCAATACTCCCGCCAAAACCTGCTCAGCGAAGCAGAATACACCGGCACGCAGCTGCTGGCGCTGCTCCAGACGCTGCCCTCCGACGTGCGGCAGATTGTGCGCAAAATCAGCAAGGGCGAGCTGCGCCTGAAATTTGAGCTGGTGGGCTACAACACCCTGGTGCGCAAGGCCGACCAGCTGGTGAGCCGCACCATCCTGGCTCTGCTCAGCGTGGGCGGCCTCGTGTTTTCGGGCCTGTCGCTGCTGGGCCGCTACTCGCCCGATATGCCCTATCACCGCGGCGTGCCCGAAATTACCTGGTGGAGCCTCGGGGCTACAGGCTTTATCCTGCTCATTCTGATGCTGCTGGGTATGGGCCGTCGGGAAAAAGGGTAG
- a CDS encoding YggS family pyridoxal phosphate-dependent enzyme → MSIADNIHRIEKELAGTGARLVVVTKTHPVEKLQEAYDAGARMFGENRPQEMAAKQPNLPADVEWHLIGQLQTNKVKLLAPFVHTVQSIDSLKLLRELDKHAAAHHRVINGLLQFHIAQEETKSGLTLAEAEEMLTSAEYKQLKHVRLTGVMGVATFTPDETRLRQEFRQLRGYFEHLKAAYFASEPAFCEISMGMSGDYPLAVAEGSTLVRVGSAIFGSRG, encoded by the coding sequence ATGTCCATCGCCGACAATATACACCGCATCGAAAAGGAGCTAGCTGGCACAGGAGCCCGGCTGGTCGTGGTTACCAAAACGCACCCCGTCGAGAAACTGCAGGAAGCGTATGACGCCGGCGCGCGCATGTTCGGCGAAAACCGGCCCCAGGAAATGGCGGCCAAACAGCCCAACCTGCCCGCCGATGTGGAGTGGCACCTCATCGGCCAGCTCCAGACCAACAAGGTGAAGCTGCTGGCGCCCTTTGTGCACACCGTGCAAAGCATTGACAGCCTGAAGCTGCTGCGGGAGCTGGATAAGCACGCCGCCGCGCACCACCGCGTCATCAACGGGCTGCTGCAGTTCCACATCGCCCAGGAGGAAACCAAATCCGGCCTGACGCTGGCCGAAGCCGAAGAAATGCTTACTTCGGCGGAATACAAACAGCTCAAGCACGTGCGCCTGACCGGGGTGATGGGCGTGGCCACGTTCACTCCCGACGAAACCCGGCTGCGTCAGGAATTCCGGCAACTCCGTGGGTACTTCGAGCACTTAAAAGCGGCCTATTTCGCTTCGGAGCCAGCGTTTTGCGAAATATCGATGGGCATGAGCGGCGACTACCCGCTGGCCGTGGCCGAAGGCAGCACGCTGGTGCGGGTGGGCAGTGCCATCTTCGGCAGCCGCGGCTAA
- a CDS encoding DUF952 domain-containing protein encodes MLYRIAEASDWQRAQQTGFFASADLQAEGFIHSSEQPQILETARRYYARRADLVLLEWDEAALTAAHVRVEREWVASRGEAFAHVFGSVPLAAVRRVWPFAPDTVGQFQLPAELSGGAE; translated from the coding sequence ATGCTCTATCGCATTGCCGAAGCCAGCGACTGGCAAAGAGCCCAACAAACTGGCTTTTTTGCCAGCGCCGACTTGCAGGCCGAAGGCTTTATTCACTCCTCGGAACAGCCGCAAATACTCGAAACGGCCCGCCGGTACTATGCCAGGCGGGCCGATTTGGTTTTGCTGGAGTGGGACGAAGCCGCGTTGACGGCGGCCCATGTGCGGGTAGAACGCGAGTGGGTGGCCTCGCGCGGCGAAGCCTTCGCCCATGTATTTGGGTCGGTGCCGCTGGCGGCGGTACGCCGCGTGTGGCCTTTCGCGCCGGATACAGTCGGGCAGTTCCAGCTGCCAGCAGAGCTGAGTGGTGGGGCGGAATAA
- a CDS encoding phospho-sugar mutase: MALSPDIQKTVDSWLTPDYDAQTQLAIREMVASGHYEALTDAFYRTLEFGTGGLRGIMGPGSNRMNRYTLGMATQGLCNYLIKSFPGQEIKVAIAHDSRNNSAEFAQIAAGIFSANGITVYLFDALRPTPELSFTIRELGCQSGCVITASHNPKEYNGYKVYWNDGAQVVAPHDKNIIDEVTKITSVGAVKFEADQSKIISIGRNMDARYFARARQLSIDPAAIQRQHDLKIVYTPIHGSGIALVPGLLQEFGFTNVSIVDAQATPDGNFPTVQSPNPEEKSAMQLALDQAQAQNADIVLATDPDADRVGVGVKNNKGEWVLLNGNQTAALLTYYLLSARHRAGQAAPNDFIVYTIVTSEIIGDIARQYNIKSYQTLTGFKYIAGLIRDLEGRETYVGGGEESYGYLIGDFVRDKDAVSACAMIAEMAAVAKDQGRTLYQEMVHMYAHYGLYVEDLISLTKKGMRGAEEIQEMMAQLRATPPATIAGLKVVEIRDYKTGRIHNLTTGRISETGLESSNVLQFLTEDGSKISARPSGTEPKIKFYFSVKEPLHSAVDYDLATRLAKEKIQAIIADMNLQ, encoded by the coding sequence ATGGCCCTTTCTCCCGACATTCAGAAGACCGTCGACTCGTGGCTCACGCCCGACTACGACGCTCAAACCCAGCTCGCCATCCGCGAAATGGTGGCCAGCGGCCATTACGAAGCCCTGACCGACGCCTTCTACCGCACCCTCGAGTTCGGGACCGGCGGCCTGCGCGGCATCATGGGCCCGGGCTCCAACCGCATGAACCGCTACACGTTGGGCATGGCCACGCAGGGCTTGTGCAATTACTTGATAAAGAGCTTCCCGGGCCAGGAAATCAAGGTGGCCATTGCCCACGACAGCCGGAACAACAGCGCCGAGTTTGCGCAGATTGCGGCCGGCATTTTCTCGGCCAATGGCATCACGGTGTATTTATTCGACGCCCTGCGCCCCACGCCCGAGCTGTCGTTCACCATCCGGGAATTGGGCTGCCAAAGCGGCTGTGTGATAACGGCTTCGCACAACCCCAAGGAGTACAACGGCTACAAGGTGTACTGGAACGACGGCGCGCAGGTGGTGGCCCCGCACGATAAAAACATCATCGACGAAGTAACTAAAATCACCAGCGTCGGAGCGGTTAAATTCGAAGCCGACCAGTCGAAAATCATCAGCATCGGGCGAAACATGGACGCCCGCTATTTTGCCCGGGCGCGGCAGCTCAGCATCGACCCGGCGGCCATCCAGCGGCAGCACGATTTAAAGATTGTGTACACGCCCATTCATGGCTCGGGCATTGCGCTGGTGCCGGGCTTGCTGCAGGAATTTGGCTTCACCAACGTGAGCATTGTGGACGCCCAGGCCACGCCCGACGGCAACTTCCCCACCGTGCAGTCGCCGAACCCCGAGGAGAAAAGCGCCATGCAGCTGGCCCTCGACCAGGCCCAGGCCCAGAACGCCGACATTGTGCTGGCCACCGACCCCGACGCCGACCGCGTGGGCGTGGGCGTGAAGAACAACAAAGGCGAATGGGTGCTGCTCAACGGCAACCAGACCGCCGCCCTGCTCACGTACTACCTGCTCTCGGCCCGGCACCGCGCCGGCCAGGCGGCCCCCAACGATTTCATTGTGTACACCATCGTGACGAGCGAAATCATTGGCGACATCGCCCGGCAGTACAACATCAAAAGCTACCAGACGCTGACCGGCTTCAAGTACATTGCCGGCCTCATCCGCGACCTTGAGGGCCGCGAAACCTACGTGGGCGGTGGCGAGGAGAGCTACGGCTACCTCATCGGCGACTTTGTGCGCGACAAAGACGCCGTGTCGGCCTGCGCCATGATTGCCGAAATGGCGGCCGTGGCCAAAGACCAGGGCCGCACCCTCTACCAGGAAATGGTGCACATGTACGCCCACTACGGCCTCTACGTGGAAGACCTCATTTCACTGACCAAGAAAGGCATGCGTGGCGCCGAGGAAATTCAGGAAATGATGGCCCAGCTGCGGGCCACGCCCCCGGCTACCATCGCCGGCCTGAAAGTGGTAGAAATCCGGGATTACAAAACCGGCCGCATCCACAACCTCACCACCGGCCGGATTTCCGAAACCGGCCTGGAAAGCTCCAACGTGCTGCAGTTCCTCACCGAAGACGGCAGCAAAATATCGGCCCGCCCCAGCGGCACCGAGCCCAAAATCAAGTTCTATTTCAGCGTGAAAGAGCCCCTGCACTCCGCCGTGGATTACGACCTAGCTACGCGCCTGGCCAAGGAGAAAATCCAGGCGATAATTGCGGATATGAATCTGCAATAG